The Candidatus Cloacimonas sp. genome includes a region encoding these proteins:
- the rplA gene encoding 50S ribosomal protein L1: MKHSKRYNVAYTLFDRQKRFDLNEGVRILKSFPASKFDETVEIHFNLGVDPRKADQQIRNSLVLPNGTGKEMRVLVFAEGDKAEEAKKAGADYVGVDDLIEKISGGWFDFDVVVSTPNLMGRIGKLGRVLGPRGLMPNPKVGTVTMDIAKAVQEAKGGKVTYRVDKFANLHIPVGKLSFEEDKLKENIKAVLAAVLRDRPSTLKGVYIKSITLCTTMSPGIKIQVASAAIEARS, translated from the coding sequence ATGAAACATAGTAAAAGGTATAATGTCGCCTACACATTGTTCGATCGGCAGAAAAGATTTGATTTGAATGAAGGGGTAAGAATCTTGAAGAGCTTTCCCGCCTCCAAGTTCGATGAAACCGTGGAAATTCATTTCAATCTGGGAGTCGATCCTCGAAAAGCGGATCAACAAATTCGTAATTCACTGGTTCTACCCAATGGAACTGGAAAAGAAATGCGAGTTTTAGTATTTGCTGAAGGTGACAAGGCAGAAGAAGCCAAAAAAGCAGGCGCCGATTATGTAGGTGTGGATGATTTAATTGAAAAAATATCGGGCGGTTGGTTCGATTTTGATGTTGTTGTTTCCACACCCAATTTAATGGGACGCATTGGAAAGCTGGGACGCGTTCTTGGTCCCAGAGGGTTAATGCCCAATCCTAAAGTTGGAACGGTGACTATGGATATCGCGAAAGCGGTGCAAGAAGCAAAAGGCGGAAAAGTTACTTATCGGGTAGATAAATTTGCCAATCTACATATTCCGGTGGGGAAACTCAGTTTTGAAGAGGACAAGCTGAAAGAAAACATCAAAGCTGTCCTTGCCGCTGTTTTAAGAGATAGACCTTCCACTTTGAAAGGAGTTTATATTAAGAGCATAACTCTCTGCACAACGATGAGTCCCGGAATCAAAATTCAGGTCGCAAGCGCAGCCATAGAAGCAAGAAGCTAA
- the rplJ gene encoding 50S ribosomal protein L10, with protein MVQSVKYDIVKDLTERLSSAKAIILVDYKGINIEQVNQLRNRFRESQVDYFVQKNTLIKIALNDLGIKELDPYLNGPTAVAVCKVDEISPARELVKFLKEVMEDKNFPSFKAGFVSGHIFDAAELTTLAKLPSREELLAQVLRCFNAPLTNFVSINQGIIRKFVYALDAIAKKQAEAS; from the coding sequence ATGGTGCAAAGTGTTAAGTATGACATCGTAAAGGACTTGACAGAAAGATTAAGTAGCGCAAAAGCGATCATATTGGTGGATTATAAGGGAATAAACATTGAACAAGTGAATCAATTGCGCAACCGTTTTAGAGAAAGTCAAGTGGACTACTTTGTCCAAAAGAATACCCTGATCAAAATTGCACTTAATGATTTGGGTATTAAGGAGCTTGATCCTTATTTAAATGGTCCAACTGCAGTGGCAGTTTGTAAAGTGGATGAAATTTCACCTGCCCGCGAATTAGTCAAATTCTTGAAAGAGGTGATGGAAGATAAAAATTTCCCTTCGTTCAAAGCAGGTTTTGTGTCTGGGCATATATTTGATGCCGCTGAACTAACTACTTTGGCAAAACTACCATCCCGCGAAGAACTGCTTGCCCAAGTATTGAGATGCTTTAATGCACCACTTACTAACTTTGTAAGCATAAATCAGGGTATCATTCGCAAGTTTGTTTATGCCCTTGATGCCATAGCAAAAAAACAAGCTGAAGCCAGCTAA
- the rplL gene encoding 50S ribosomal protein L7/L12 codes for MSDKKQQVIDLIKEMTVLELSELVKEMEEVFGVSAAAPVAAVATSTAAAEGGEKEEQTEFDVLLTSAGEKKINVIKVVREITKLGLKEAKDLVDSAPKMISEKVSKEEANSIKKKLEEVGATVEVK; via the coding sequence ATGTCCGATAAAAAGCAACAAGTAATTGATCTGATTAAGGAGATGACAGTTCTGGAGCTCTCTGAATTAGTGAAAGAAATGGAAGAAGTTTTTGGCGTATCTGCAGCAGCCCCTGTAGCAGCTGTTGCTACTTCAACTGCCGCTGCTGAAGGTGGAGAAAAAGAAGAACAGACAGAATTTGATGTCTTGTTAACCAGTGCCGGAGAGAAAAAGATTAATGTGATCAAAGTTGTGCGCGAGATTACCAAGCTTGGACTTAAGGAAGCAAAAGACCTCGTAGATAGCGCTCCGAAGATGATTTCTGAGAAAGTAAGCAAAGAAGAAGCTAATTCCATTAAGAAAAAACTTGAAGAAGTCGGTGCAACTGTCGAAGTCAAATAA
- the rpoB gene encoding DNA-directed RNA polymerase subunit beta produces the protein MRKIKSYSRISGRFAELGIPEVEIPNLLAMQVDSFNEFLQKEIHPQRREKKGLQSVFENIFPIEDTKGNFLLEFIEYNVLQEKYSIEECRERNLTYQAPLKAKMRLSVFENIEGVREHKDTLEQEVFMGEIPLITEQGTFVINGAERVIISQLQRSPGVFFSEEKHPSGKTLYSAKVIPYSGSWLDFDIDIHDVMFVHIDKRRKLPVTTLFRAIGISSNEDLRKTFYKSETLNLKDAKGRHLYADIYEEGNPAPIALANEQITDTLIKLLTEKKITKVEAIDYNYEIARKVLENTLAKDPTTNQEEALKKIYSLIRPGEDAPLEAAKQLVDRMFFNEKRYNLGEVGRHKINTRLNINVDPKILTLTVEDFVSIFKTLINIYHDDDEVDDIDNLANRRVRTVGELLQEQYNSGMAMVARIIQERMAISNIDEITVHDLVNSNALISVVQSFFLTGQLSQFMEQTNPLAALRHKRALSALGPGGLARERAGFEVRDVHSSHYGRVCPIETPEGPNIGLIVSPAIYSRINHFGFIETPYRKVIDGYVTDEYEYLDAAQEEKYIIAQSDVHLDDHRKIMDEIIFARDRGDFVQVSPKSVQYMDVAPQQMVSVSAAMIPFLEHDDANRALMGSNMQRQAVPLINPQAPLVGTGMEKIVSMDTSAIAVAPYDGIVTQVTSAFIDLKPTNEKDEAYYLSTGNRINLKKFVRTNQDTCINQRPIVKKGDTVKKGQPISDGACVEDNRLALGTNLMVAFMPWYGYNYEDAVILSEKVAREDTLTSIYIEELEVLVRNVKNGREELAYDIPNVPAQALKNLDKTGIIRVGSVIHAGDVIVGKVTPKSIEIDPSPEENLMRALFGDRAGDFTNSSLKAKPGMEGVVIDVKVFSRLEEGSDLEETNEDKIEKLKEELALRRKKIEEFKEEKLSTVLVGKIAKNIWDEKSNVPFIAPGKKITKEDIKRINFKKLDLDVELVDDREVNNYIYSQIVLKIKQSLEQSDNIYKKSRERIKHGDELQYGVRKMVKVYVAKKRKIEVGDKMAGRHGNKGVISIVAPIEDMPFMEDGTPIDIVLNPLGVPSRMNIGQIMETHLGWAAKTLGFEVETPIFDGASNEDIRSELNKAGLPEDGKTVLYDGKSGEPFKERVTVGIIYMMKLNHLVADKMHARSTGPYSLITQQPLGGKAQHGGQRLGEMEVWALEAYGASNVLEEMLTVKSDDVDGRNNAFKAITRGENPPSPGVPESFNVLISELKSLGFDIEFIKEEENR, from the coding sequence TTGAGAAAGATCAAAAGTTATTCCCGAATTTCCGGAAGATTTGCCGAGCTCGGTATTCCCGAAGTTGAGATACCCAATCTTCTGGCAATGCAAGTTGATTCCTTTAACGAATTTCTCCAAAAGGAGATTCATCCTCAGCGCAGAGAGAAAAAGGGGTTACAATCAGTTTTTGAAAATATCTTCCCGATCGAAGATACGAAAGGTAACTTTCTGCTGGAATTTATAGAATATAATGTGTTGCAGGAGAAATATTCCATCGAAGAATGCCGAGAAAGGAATTTAACTTATCAGGCACCCTTAAAGGCAAAAATGCGCTTGAGCGTATTTGAGAATATAGAAGGTGTCCGTGAGCACAAAGATACTTTAGAGCAAGAAGTATTTATGGGAGAAATTCCTCTGATTACCGAACAGGGAACCTTTGTTATCAACGGAGCTGAAAGAGTTATTATTTCACAGCTACAGCGTTCGCCGGGTGTTTTCTTTTCCGAAGAAAAGCATCCCAGCGGAAAAACGCTATATTCTGCTAAAGTAATTCCTTATAGCGGTTCCTGGCTGGATTTTGACATCGATATTCATGATGTGATGTTCGTGCATATTGATAAAAGACGCAAACTTCCGGTAACAACTCTTTTTCGGGCAATTGGAATATCTTCCAATGAGGACTTGCGGAAAACATTCTATAAATCCGAAACCCTAAATTTAAAAGACGCCAAAGGGCGTCATCTATACGCAGATATTTATGAAGAGGGTAATCCTGCGCCCATTGCTTTGGCAAATGAGCAAATTACGGATACTTTGATTAAATTATTAACTGAGAAGAAAATCACCAAAGTAGAAGCGATAGATTACAATTATGAGATAGCCAGAAAAGTGTTGGAAAATACTCTGGCAAAAGATCCCACTACTAATCAGGAAGAAGCTCTCAAGAAAATTTACAGCTTAATTCGTCCGGGAGAAGATGCTCCTTTGGAAGCCGCCAAACAGCTGGTAGATAGAATGTTCTTCAACGAAAAAAGATATAATTTGGGTGAAGTGGGAAGGCATAAAATAAATACCCGCTTAAATATCAATGTGGATCCCAAAATTCTTACGCTTACAGTGGAAGATTTTGTGTCCATCTTTAAGACCCTTATAAATATCTATCACGATGATGATGAAGTTGATGACATTGATAACTTGGCAAATCGCAGAGTTCGGACCGTGGGTGAGCTTTTACAGGAACAATATAATTCTGGAATGGCTATGGTTGCCAGAATAATCCAAGAAAGAATGGCAATTTCGAACATTGATGAAATCACCGTGCATGATCTGGTGAACAGCAATGCCTTGATATCAGTAGTGCAGTCCTTCTTTTTAACTGGGCAGCTTTCGCAATTTATGGAACAGACCAATCCCCTTGCCGCTTTAAGACATAAAAGAGCTCTATCTGCATTAGGACCTGGAGGTTTGGCTCGTGAAAGAGCAGGATTTGAAGTGCGTGATGTGCATTCATCTCACTATGGCAGAGTATGCCCCATTGAAACACCTGAAGGTCCCAATATCGGTTTGATAGTATCTCCGGCAATTTATTCGCGGATAAATCATTTTGGTTTTATTGAAACACCTTATCGGAAGGTAATAGATGGTTATGTAACCGACGAATATGAATATTTGGATGCGGCTCAGGAAGAGAAATACATTATAGCTCAAAGTGATGTTCATTTGGATGATCATCGCAAAATTATGGATGAAATAATTTTTGCCAGAGACAGAGGAGATTTTGTTCAAGTAAGCCCTAAAAGCGTTCAATATATGGATGTAGCGCCTCAACAGATGGTTTCGGTATCGGCAGCGATGATTCCTTTTTTGGAACATGATGATGCCAATCGTGCTTTGATGGGTTCCAATATGCAGCGTCAGGCAGTTCCATTAATTAATCCGCAAGCGCCTTTAGTGGGAACGGGAATGGAAAAAATCGTTTCTATGGATACTTCTGCCATTGCGGTTGCCCCTTATGACGGTATTGTCACTCAAGTTACATCCGCTTTTATAGATTTGAAACCGACTAATGAAAAAGATGAAGCATATTATCTTTCTACTGGCAATCGCATTAATCTGAAAAAATTTGTCCGCACTAATCAGGACACTTGCATCAATCAACGACCTATCGTTAAAAAAGGCGATACGGTAAAAAAAGGACAGCCCATTTCGGACGGCGCTTGCGTAGAAGATAATCGTTTGGCGCTGGGAACCAATTTAATGGTTGCTTTTATGCCTTGGTATGGTTACAATTATGAAGATGCCGTAATTTTAAGTGAAAAAGTGGCGCGTGAGGATACTTTAACCTCTATTTACATTGAAGAATTGGAAGTGTTGGTGCGGAATGTGAAAAACGGAAGAGAAGAACTTGCTTATGACATTCCCAATGTTCCGGCCCAGGCATTAAAAAACTTGGATAAGACAGGTATCATCAGAGTTGGAAGCGTCATTCATGCTGGCGATGTAATCGTCGGAAAGGTAACTCCTAAAAGTATAGAGATTGATCCTTCTCCGGAAGAGAATTTGATGCGTGCTTTGTTTGGAGACCGTGCGGGCGATTTTACCAATAGTTCTCTCAAAGCCAAGCCAGGGATGGAAGGCGTAGTTATTGATGTAAAGGTATTTTCGCGTCTGGAAGAAGGCAGTGATCTGGAAGAAACAAATGAAGATAAAATTGAAAAACTAAAAGAAGAATTGGCTCTGCGTCGTAAAAAAATAGAAGAATTCAAAGAAGAAAAGCTTTCTACGGTTCTGGTAGGCAAAATAGCCAAGAACATTTGGGACGAAAAATCCAATGTTCCTTTCATTGCTCCCGGCAAGAAGATAACCAAAGAAGATATCAAGCGCATCAATTTTAAAAAACTCGATCTGGATGTGGAGCTGGTGGACGACAGAGAAGTAAATAACTACATCTATTCACAAATTGTGCTGAAGATTAAACAATCGCTGGAACAGAGCGATAATATATATAAAAAATCTCGCGAAAGAATCAAGCATGGAGATGAACTTCAATATGGTGTGCGAAAAATGGTTAAGGTTTATGTAGCCAAAAAACGCAAAATTGAAGTGGGTGATAAAATGGCTGGGCGTCATGGCAATAAGGGTGTTATATCCATTGTTGCTCCTATCGAAGATATGCCTTTTATGGAAGATGGAACCCCGATCGATATAGTTCTAAATCCTTTGGGGGTGCCTTCCAGAATGAATATTGGCCAGATTATGGAAACCCATCTGGGTTGGGCTGCCAAGACACTTGGTTTTGAAGTTGAGACCCCTATTTTTGATGGCGCTTCCAACGAAGATATTCGTTCCGAATTGAATAAAGCAGGTCTTCCTGAAGATGGTAAGACAGTTCTTTATGATGGTAAATCAGGTGAGCCATTCAAAGAAAGAGTAACCGTCGGCATTATTTATATGATGAAATTGAATCATTTGGTAGCCGATAAAATGCATGCTCGTTCCACAGGACCCTATTCATTGATTACGCAACAACCTTTGGGCGGAAAAGCTCAACACGGAGGTCAGCGTTTGGGAGAAATGGAAGTTTGGGCATTGGAAGCTTATGGTGCCTCCAATGTTTTGGAAGAAATGCTAACCGTTAAAAGTGACGATGTGGATGGAAGAAATAATGCCTTTAAGGCAATAACGCGAGGAGAAAATCCACCTTCTCCCGGAGTGCCTGAATCCTTCAATGTTCTGATCAGTGAGTTAAAATCGCTGGGCTTTGATATTGAATTTATCAAAGAAGAAGAGAATAGATAG
- the rpoC gene encoding DNA-directed RNA polymerase subunit beta' — translation MLKEAKHEIRPNEYDAVRIKIASPETIRKDWSNGEVTKPDTLNYRTLKPEKDGLFCERIFGPERDYECACGKYKKKRFQGTLCERCGVLVTTSRVRRTRMGHIELAVPIAHIWFVKSAPSKIGTLLDMTVKDLERVLYYESFIVIDPGDSPYEKMELLEVDEYYEIKDKVGDNFLALMGGEAIRELLKRINLKNEALDLRTRLKFEESALRKQKLINKLKIVDAFIKSDNKPEDMILEALPVLPPTLRPLVPLEGGRFATADFNDLYRRVITRNNRLKALLEIRAPEVILRNEKRMLQEAVDALIDNGRKARPVRGRGNRPLKSLTDQLKGKQGRFRQNLLGKRVDYSGRSVITVGPELKLYQCGIPKEMAVELFKPYLIEKLQKLGEVDKVKNAKKLIERKQPEIWSILEEVIKDYPVLLNRAPTLHRLGIQAFMPILTDNKAIQLHPMVCVPFNADFDGDQMGVYIPLSLEAQIEARVLMLSTRNLLLPANGRLAMAANQDIVLGCYYLTMEETPPPVKIEELRHFYGTDEVISAYETEEQLGSAKGESVYKRNLDLHTWIRVKLESEYIVTTVGRVVFNQIMPPEIGFQNIVYDKGKLNDLAMLCYDAVGQWRTAQILDNIKEMGFRYATRAGVTFSFDDIIVPEKKAEIIAQSEEEVKKITDLHQKGGITENERFGRVVDQWKKTTVRVTDEMMDELSQTENGLNSIYMMYKSGARGSKDQIKQLGGMRGLMDKPTKIGSMGGGDVIETPIKSNFKEGLTVLEYFVSTHGARKGLADTALKTADAGYLTRRLVDVAQNAIITIDDCGTTRGVNMTALKEGNEIVQTLAERIQGRTAVDDVVSPITGRVLVSAGEEITNKMARTIQNHGLISVHVRSILTCEADRGICSKCYGRNLATQKPAKIGEPVGIIAAQSIGEPGTQLTLRTFHIGGAASTATELAEVVATQDGIVKFDRMNTVTNPENQLISVSHLGRILIVDENDENKVLEEFKVEYAATVHVQDGQKIAKDTKLLSWDQFNNPLISTAKGVLHYENFIKDITFKEEYNDITLARELTIIESKDRRKQPQFRIVGEDGTMRLIPLPTGLVVRVEDGSFVHTGDILGQTSRMTIKQRDITGGLPRVQELFEARVPKDKAKISDIDGVVTIGGLKKTGRDIFVTPPNGLFAPYDGKVVVLYDEDKNQFIAVLSDKAVFSENDGKVSILEENHKKIVQVTKRGQKPVQYSVPKGMQILVREGESVKTGAPLCGKLYAIPAEQESIVSTGDSVSLHQPLAGRKYIIPSGKRIIVHQGDYVESGDALSDGPLDPHDMLVKGVIEAQILILNEIQEIYRKQGVKIDDKHVSVIIRQMFKKVRITDSGSTSFLQGDIVDKILVEKENREAISFGKTPAQFEQLLLGITKTSLLTDSWLSAASFQETTKVLTKAAIEGRIDHLEGLKESVIIGHRIPVGTGTKIYNNMIKQAVSEGKSVAQIIDEFAHRSEQEDNEDYLNF, via the coding sequence ATGTTAAAAGAAGCAAAACATGAAATAAGACCAAATGAATATGATGCCGTGCGTATTAAAATTGCCTCTCCCGAAACAATTAGAAAGGACTGGTCTAACGGAGAAGTAACAAAACCTGATACTCTCAATTATCGCACCCTAAAACCAGAAAAAGATGGTTTATTCTGCGAAAGAATATTTGGGCCCGAAAGAGATTACGAATGCGCTTGCGGAAAGTATAAAAAGAAAAGATTTCAAGGCACTTTATGTGAACGCTGCGGAGTATTAGTTACCACCTCTCGCGTGCGTAGAACAAGAATGGGTCATATAGAACTGGCTGTTCCGATTGCTCATATCTGGTTTGTTAAAAGCGCTCCCAGCAAAATCGGCACTTTACTTGATATGACCGTTAAAGACCTGGAAAGAGTGCTATATTACGAATCATTCATCGTTATAGACCCAGGAGACAGTCCCTACGAAAAAATGGAACTTCTGGAAGTTGATGAATATTACGAAATAAAAGACAAAGTTGGCGATAACTTTTTAGCGCTGATGGGGGGAGAGGCAATCAGAGAATTGCTGAAGCGCATAAATCTGAAAAATGAAGCGCTTGACCTCAGAACGCGTCTCAAATTTGAAGAATCTGCTCTCCGCAAACAAAAGCTGATAAATAAGCTCAAAATTGTAGATGCCTTCATTAAAAGTGATAATAAACCAGAAGATATGATTCTGGAAGCATTGCCAGTTTTACCTCCTACATTGAGACCCTTGGTTCCTTTGGAGGGAGGCCGTTTTGCCACTGCTGATTTTAATGATCTGTATAGAAGAGTTATTACGCGTAACAACCGTCTGAAAGCACTTTTGGAAATTCGTGCGCCGGAAGTTATTTTGCGCAATGAAAAAAGAATGTTGCAAGAAGCGGTGGATGCCTTAATTGATAATGGCAGAAAAGCTCGTCCCGTGCGTGGCAGAGGCAATCGTCCCTTAAAATCACTTACTGATCAGTTGAAAGGTAAGCAAGGCAGATTTCGTCAAAATTTATTGGGTAAACGCGTGGATTATTCTGGACGCAGTGTGATTACAGTTGGTCCTGAGCTTAAATTATATCAATGTGGAATTCCCAAAGAGATGGCAGTAGAGCTGTTCAAGCCATATTTGATTGAAAAACTGCAAAAGCTGGGCGAAGTAGATAAAGTAAAAAATGCCAAAAAACTGATTGAACGAAAACAACCTGAAATTTGGTCTATCTTGGAAGAAGTAATTAAGGATTACCCAGTTCTGTTAAACAGAGCTCCCACTCTTCACCGTTTGGGAATCCAAGCATTTATGCCAATTTTAACTGATAACAAAGCCATTCAGCTTCATCCTATGGTATGCGTTCCTTTCAATGCCGATTTTGACGGTGACCAAATGGGCGTGTATATTCCTCTTTCTTTGGAGGCACAAATTGAAGCCAGAGTTTTGATGCTTTCTACGCGTAATCTGTTATTGCCGGCAAATGGAAGATTAGCTATGGCAGCTAACCAGGATATTGTTTTGGGTTGCTATTATTTAACTATGGAAGAAACACCCCCACCGGTAAAAATTGAAGAATTGCGTCATTTCTATGGAACTGATGAAGTTATTTCTGCCTACGAAACAGAAGAACAATTAGGCAGCGCCAAAGGGGAATCTGTATATAAACGAAATTTAGATTTGCATACCTGGATTCGAGTAAAGCTGGAATCAGAATATATTGTAACTACTGTAGGAAGAGTGGTTTTTAATCAGATTATGCCACCCGAAATCGGTTTTCAAAACATTGTTTACGACAAAGGCAAATTGAACGATTTAGCTATGCTTTGTTATGATGCCGTCGGACAATGGAGAACCGCTCAAATATTGGATAACATCAAGGAAATGGGTTTTCGCTATGCTACCAGAGCTGGAGTTACTTTCAGCTTTGATGATATAATAGTTCCCGAAAAGAAAGCGGAAATCATTGCCCAGTCAGAAGAAGAAGTAAAAAAGATCACCGATTTACACCAAAAGGGTGGAATCACCGAAAATGAACGCTTTGGCAGAGTTGTTGACCAATGGAAGAAAACCACTGTGCGAGTTACCGATGAAATGATGGATGAGCTTTCCCAAACCGAAAATGGTTTGAATTCCATTTATATGATGTATAAATCCGGAGCTCGTGGCAGTAAAGACCAAATTAAACAATTGGGTGGTATGCGTGGTTTAATGGATAAACCAACCAAAATCGGTTCAATGGGTGGGGGAGATGTAATTGAAACCCCCATTAAGAGCAACTTTAAAGAGGGTTTAACCGTTCTGGAATATTTCGTTTCTACTCACGGAGCGCGTAAAGGATTGGCGGATACTGCTTTAAAGACAGCTGACGCCGGTTATTTAACCCGTCGTTTAGTAGATGTTGCTCAAAATGCCATTATTACCATAGATGATTGTGGAACGACTCGCGGCGTGAATATGACGGCTCTTAAAGAGGGTAATGAAATTGTGCAGACCTTGGCAGAACGAATTCAGGGCAGGACAGCTGTGGATGATGTTGTCAGCCCCATTACGGGAAGAGTTTTGGTTTCCGCGGGGGAAGAGATAACCAATAAAATGGCCAGAACCATTCAAAATCACGGCTTAATTTCTGTCCATGTGCGCAGCATTCTTACTTGTGAAGCGGATAGAGGTATCTGCAGTAAATGTTACGGTAGAAATTTGGCTACCCAGAAACCAGCCAAAATTGGTGAGCCAGTGGGTATTATTGCCGCTCAAAGCATTGGCGAACCCGGAACCCAATTAACGCTTAGAACTTTCCATATTGGAGGAGCAGCTTCCACAGCCACAGAATTGGCGGAAGTTGTTGCCACTCAAGATGGTATCGTAAAATTTGATCGAATGAATACGGTTACCAATCCGGAAAATCAGTTGATTTCGGTAAGCCATTTGGGCAGAATATTAATCGTGGATGAAAACGACGAAAACAAAGTGCTGGAAGAATTTAAAGTAGAATATGCCGCCACGGTTCATGTGCAGGATGGACAGAAAATTGCCAAAGATACCAAATTGCTTTCCTGGGATCAATTCAATAATCCGCTGATTTCTACGGCAAAAGGTGTTCTGCACTATGAGAATTTTATTAAGGATATCACCTTTAAAGAAGAATATAACGATATCACTCTTGCCCGTGAACTTACCATCATTGAATCCAAAGATCGCCGCAAACAACCCCAGTTCAGAATTGTGGGTGAGGATGGAACGATGCGTTTGATTCCCTTGCCTACGGGATTAGTCGTGCGCGTGGAAGATGGCAGTTTTGTTCATACCGGAGACATTTTGGGTCAGACCTCCAGAATGACTATCAAACAGCGTGATATAACAGGTGGTTTACCCAGAGTGCAAGAACTTTTTGAGGCAAGAGTTCCCAAAGATAAAGCTAAAATTTCTGATATTGACGGTGTGGTCACTATCGGTGGTTTGAAAAAGACCGGCAGAGATATATTCGTTACACCTCCCAATGGACTTTTTGCTCCTTACGATGGGAAAGTGGTTGTTCTTTATGATGAAGACAAAAATCAGTTCATTGCCGTTTTATCCGATAAAGCCGTTTTTAGTGAAAATGATGGCAAGGTAAGCATTCTGGAAGAAAATCATAAAAAAATCGTCCAAGTTACCAAACGCGGTCAAAAACCAGTTCAATATTCTGTTCCCAAAGGGATGCAGATTTTAGTTAGAGAAGGAGAATCGGTAAAAACAGGAGCTCCGCTTTGTGGTAAACTTTATGCTATTCCTGCCGAACAGGAAAGCATCGTTTCCACAGGGGATAGTGTTTCTCTGCATCAGCCCTTGGCAGGCAGAAAGTATATAATTCCATCCGGAAAACGCATTATCGTGCATCAGGGTGACTATGTGGAAAGTGGAGACGCTTTGTCCGATGGACCCTTAGACCCTCATGATATGTTAGTGAAAGGTGTTATTGAAGCTCAAATTCTTATCCTGAACGAAATTCAGGAGATATATCGTAAACAGGGCGTGAAAATAGACGATAAGCATGTTAGCGTAATCATTCGCCAGATGTTCAAAAAAGTGCGCATAACCGATAGTGGCAGCACCAGTTTTCTGCAAGGAGATATTGTAGATAAGATTCTGGTAGAAAAGGAAAATCGCGAAGCAATATCTTTCGGTAAAACACCTGCCCAATTTGAACAATTGTTATTAGGAATAACTAAAACTTCTTTGTTAACCGATAGTTGGTTATCCGCTGCTTCTTTCCAAGAGACCACGAAAGTTCTTACTAAAGCAGCCATCGAAGGTAGAATTGACCATCTTGAGGGTTTGAAGGAAAGCGTTATTATTGGCCACCGTATTCCTGTGGGAACCGGAACCAAAATCTATAATAATATGATTAAGCAAGCAGTTAGCGAAGGCAAATCAGTCGCCCAGATTATAGATGAATTCGCTCATCGTTCAGAACAAGAAGATAATGAGGATTATCTAAATTTCTAA
- the rpsL gene encoding 30S ribosomal protein S12 encodes MPTINQLVRKGRTEVEKKKKNRALMECPQRRGVCTRVYTTTPKKPNSALRKVARVRLVNGFEVTAYIPGEGHNLQEHSIVLVRGGRVKDLPGVRYHIIRGALDSAGVEKRERSRSKYGTKRPKAKTGK; translated from the coding sequence GTGCCAACCATTAACCAATTAGTCCGAAAGGGCAGAACCGAAGTGGAAAAGAAAAAAAAGAACAGGGCGCTTATGGAATGTCCGCAAAGGCGCGGAGTTTGTACTCGTGTTTATACAACTACGCCCAAGAAACCCAATTCGGCTCTCAGAAAAGTTGCGCGTGTCCGTCTTGTTAACGGATTTGAAGTTACAGCATATATTCCCGGCGAAGGTCACAACCTGCAAGAGCACTCAATTGTTTTAGTGCGCGGAGGCCGTGTTAAAGACCTTCCCGGTGTGCGTTATCATATTATTCGCGGAGCTCTTGATTCTGCAGGAGTGGAAAAACGCGAAAGATCTCGTTCCAAATATGGAACTAAACGTCCCAAAGCTAAAACGGGAAAATAA
- the rpsG gene encoding 30S ribosomal protein S7, with protein MPRKRKAIVREVLPDPKFNDVTVSKFMNCIMKKGKKSIAEKIVYGAFDIIAEKTKEEPLVVFKAALENVRPLVKVVSRRVGGSNYQIPLEVNEKNGKALAFRWIITYARARSENTMTEKLAAELIAAYKKEGASIKKREDTHKMADANKAFAHLRW; from the coding sequence ATGCCCAGAAAACGAAAAGCTATTGTCAGGGAAGTCCTTCCCGATCCTAAATTTAACGATGTAACCGTTAGCAAGTTTATGAACTGCATAATGAAAAAAGGCAAAAAAAGTATCGCCGAAAAAATCGTATATGGCGCCTTCGATATTATCGCTGAAAAGACCAAAGAAGAACCGCTTGTTGTTTTTAAAGCCGCTTTGGAAAATGTGCGCCCCTTGGTAAAAGTTGTTTCCAGACGCGTCGGTGGCTCTAACTATCAAATTCCACTTGAAGTTAATGAAAAAAATGGCAAAGCATTAGCTTTCCGGTGGATCATTACCTATGCCCGCGCCAGAAGCGAAAATACAATGACGGAAAAACTTGCCGCCGAACTTATTGCCGCCTATAAAAAAGAAGGTGCTTCCATTAAAAAACGGGAAGATACTCATAAAATGGCTGATGCAAATAAAGCATTTGCCCACCTCAGATGGTAA